The Sulfurimonas hydrogeniphila genome includes a window with the following:
- a CDS encoding tetratricopeptide repeat protein: MLKWILLAFVLTNSFALEISIESAKDNFIKYSTLDIRNTERFTCKEIKNDLDTVLEIRCIFLKRPVRKLKHIQNDFFKVNTVFKDEKFIVTIKPFYKIKLIPEIFDLTKDNEVFNANVTYSDHWSVLGYKKTFPLFKQEEASSLALDFPFYLDKDKLPYVGSLDLQGNPVYIKNVEDVKEYLKIKKYYKHKEYEMCLESINDILNDYPNTLFKAELLYYKIKVYAKIKDWDNVVSVAKEFLREYSSDENVAEVLSLVAKAYAKLGENSNADYFYDRLFTEHPKSKFTQLGYIYKGEMLEESGGTKQALKYYKKALYETKDLEVAANAAYHLASLYLSYKPKEASQYAMKIIQADPGFFMEDFKASQKMMEEFANQGYYKVAAAIADTLLQEIDATYDEYEELLKNKALWLAQTKEKKKALAALNEYLKKFPDGDYVDAVQVAKDALFFEVSDLNTTAKLAEFDKLIQEYQNDTIGKRALYEKAKLLLKEGKYKEVLSLKNSLESLDGTEYKDIQKIIQDAAIGEMKQSLRKKNCKQVLIISNEYNITLSDKWDDGIYECAMKGGDFQLSKSIARKNLKSKDLDKRKKWLFRYIKVDFATGNYSDVLDAAKDLITLIEDDKNSKYKEVYRYLFDTYERLEQKEKMIDAMAKIEEIFGLDYKDIERYVAMVTFGNERHDDNLIIKYAKKVMQIQNKSNSYAQSPYVEFALYQAYMDKKEYNKALEVIKSLDKLGLRPTLRARQKYLLGSVLDKLWRDDAAKKAYKEAIAADPKSSWAKLAKSALEL; encoded by the coding sequence TTGCTAAAATGGATACTCCTGGCCTTTGTTCTTACAAATTCTTTTGCACTTGAAATTTCCATAGAGAGTGCAAAGGACAACTTCATAAAATACTCTACACTTGATATTCGAAACACTGAACGCTTTACATGTAAAGAAATTAAAAATGATCTTGATACAGTTTTGGAAATTCGATGTATTTTTTTAAAAAGACCAGTGCGAAAACTCAAGCATATTCAAAATGATTTTTTTAAAGTAAATACAGTTTTTAAAGATGAAAAATTTATTGTTACAATCAAGCCTTTTTACAAAATAAAATTGATTCCGGAAATATTTGATCTCACAAAAGACAATGAAGTTTTTAATGCAAATGTAACATATTCAGACCATTGGAGTGTTCTAGGGTACAAAAAAACATTTCCTTTGTTTAAGCAGGAGGAAGCCTCTTCACTTGCATTGGATTTTCCTTTTTACCTTGACAAAGACAAACTGCCGTATGTAGGAAGTCTGGACCTGCAGGGAAACCCGGTATATATCAAAAATGTAGAAGATGTGAAAGAGTACTTGAAAATAAAAAAGTATTATAAACACAAAGAGTATGAAATGTGTCTTGAAAGTATAAATGACATATTGAATGATTATCCAAATACGCTTTTTAAAGCAGAGCTGCTCTATTATAAAATTAAAGTGTATGCAAAAATAAAAGACTGGGATAATGTAGTAAGTGTAGCAAAAGAGTTTTTAAGAGAATACTCTTCTGATGAGAATGTAGCAGAGGTCCTTTCCCTGGTAGCAAAAGCATATGCCAAACTCGGTGAAAATTCAAATGCTGACTACTTTTATGACCGATTGTTTACAGAACATCCAAAAAGTAAATTTACACAACTGGGATATATATACAAGGGAGAGATGCTTGAAGAGTCAGGTGGTACAAAACAAGCGCTAAAGTATTATAAAAAAGCATTGTATGAGACGAAAGATTTAGAGGTGGCAGCAAATGCCGCATACCATTTAGCCTCTTTGTATCTTTCTTACAAGCCAAAAGAGGCTTCGCAGTATGCGATGAAAATTATTCAGGCAGATCCTGGCTTTTTTATGGAAGATTTTAAAGCATCACAAAAGATGATGGAGGAATTTGCAAATCAGGGGTATTATAAAGTTGCTGCAGCTATAGCCGATACTTTGTTGCAGGAGATCGATGCCACATATGATGAATATGAAGAGTTGCTTAAAAACAAAGCTTTATGGCTTGCTCAAACAAAAGAGAAAAAGAAGGCTCTGGCTGCTCTCAATGAATATTTGAAAAAGTTTCCTGACGGAGACTATGTGGATGCTGTTCAGGTTGCCAAAGACGCACTCTTTTTTGAAGTTTCTGATTTAAATACAACAGCAAAACTGGCAGAATTTGACAAGCTTATTCAAGAGTACCAAAACGATACTATAGGCAAACGCGCACTGTATGAAAAAGCAAAATTACTTTTAAAAGAGGGAAAATACAAAGAGGTGCTCTCTTTAAAAAACTCCCTGGAATCTCTGGATGGGACAGAGTATAAAGATATCCAAAAAATTATACAGGATGCTGCTATCGGAGAGATGAAACAGTCTCTGCGTAAGAAAAACTGTAAACAGGTTTTAATCATATCAAATGAATATAATATTACGCTTTCGGATAAATGGGATGACGGTATATATGAATGTGCAATGAAAGGCGGAGATTTTCAGCTTTCAAAAAGTATAGCACGTAAAAATTTAAAATCCAAAGATTTGGATAAGCGAAAAAAATGGCTCTTTCGCTACATAAAAGTTGATTTTGCTACGGGAAATTACAGTGATGTACTGGATGCAGCCAAAGATTTAATTACTTTGATAGAAGATGACAAAAATTCAAAATACAAAGAGGTTTACAGATATCTGTTTGATACATATGAACGATTAGAGCAAAAAGAGAAGATGATTGATGCAATGGCAAAAATCGAAGAAATTTTTGGCCTCGACTATAAAGATATAGAACGTTATGTTGCAATGGTAACATTCGGAAACGAACGACATGATGATAATTTGATAATAAAATATGCAAAAAAAGTAATGCAGATACAGAACAAATCAAATTCCTATGCGCAGAGTCCTTATGTGGAATTTGCACTGTACCAGGCATATATGGATAAAAAAGAGTACAACAAGGCTTTGGAAGTTATAAAATCATTGGATAAACTGGGATTAAGGCCTACATTACGTGCGCGGCAAAAATATCTTTTAGGCAGTGTACTTGATAAACTATGGAGAGATGATGCAGCGAAAAAAGCATATAAGGAAGCAATAGCCGCTGACCCAAAATCTTCCTGGGCCAAACTGGCAAAAAGTGCATTGGAACTTTAA
- the dapB gene encoding 4-hydroxy-tetrahydrodipicolinate reductase translates to MIKVGVFGASGRVGRLLIEDLKTTDEMSLSTVFVRNSLDFSIDPSVLVTSDMQAFLHAADIIIDFSLPDACEILLEEAMKTPKPLVIGTTGLNTHQLNLLKEASERMPVLYATNMSLGVALLNKLVYQASAALEGFDIEIVEMHHRHKKDAPSGTALTLSQSAAAARGLDLDKVRISGRDGNIGERSKDEIAVMALRGGDIVGRHTVGFYNDGEFIELNHTATSRNTFSKGALRAGKWLADKEAGLYSISDCLEL, encoded by the coding sequence ATGATAAAAGTAGGCGTATTCGGTGCGAGCGGTAGAGTTGGCAGACTTTTAATAGAAGATTTAAAAACAACAGATGAAATGAGTTTGAGTACAGTATTTGTCAGAAATTCACTTGATTTTTCCATAGATCCTTCAGTTCTGGTTACTTCTGATATGCAGGCATTTTTGCATGCGGCTGATATTATTATAGATTTCTCACTACCGGATGCCTGTGAGATACTTCTGGAAGAAGCAATGAAAACTCCCAAACCGTTAGTCATCGGAACAACAGGACTCAATACACATCAACTCAATCTTTTAAAAGAGGCAAGTGAGCGCATGCCAGTGCTTTATGCCACAAATATGTCTCTGGGTGTAGCACTTTTGAACAAACTTGTTTATCAGGCTTCAGCAGCCCTTGAGGGATTTGATATAGAAATTGTAGAAATGCATCACAGACACAAAAAAGATGCGCCAAGCGGTACGGCATTGACACTCAGCCAGTCAGCAGCAGCCGCAAGAGGATTGGATCTTGACAAAGTACGCATCAGCGGCAGAGACGGGAACATCGGCGAAAGAAGCAAAGATGAAATAGCAGTTATGGCTCTGCGTGGCGGTGACATCGTAGGACGCCATACCGTCGGCTTTTACAATGACGGAGAATTTATAGAACTCAACCATACAGCAACTTCAAGAAATACTTTTTCCAAAGGTGCCCTTCGTGCCGGAAAATGGCTTGCAGACAAAGAAGCCGGTCTCTACAGCATCAGTGATTGTTTGGAACTTTAA
- a CDS encoding DUF2249 domain-containing protein, whose amino-acid sequence MKTKKEIILDVSELEAPYPLVEAINALNILQDDEVLIFRHRMNPQMLFQNILSLGLQYEITKENENEFEMRICK is encoded by the coding sequence ATGAAAACTAAAAAAGAGATTATTCTGGATGTCAGTGAGCTTGAAGCGCCCTACCCTCTGGTAGAAGCCATCAATGCTCTTAATATTTTACAGGATGATGAAGTGCTGATATTTCGCCATCGGATGAACCCTCAAATGCTTTTTCAAAACATTTTGTCCCTTGGTTTGCAATATGAAATTACGAAAGAAAATGAAAATGAGTTTGAAATGAGGATCTGTAAATAA
- a CDS encoding hemerythrin domain-containing protein, giving the protein MTIKDFMTSKHRECDHLLTQAEDFLESGEFDEALSKYSAFKNETLLHFTMEEEYLFPMLEEKSGIGSMGPTNVMRMEHAQAKSLFEKMDEAYNAKDKERAFSLGESMNILLQQHNLKEEQMLYTMMNSALAENAEEIVQKLQNYEN; this is encoded by the coding sequence ATGACTATAAAAGATTTTATGACAAGTAAACACAGAGAGTGTGATCATCTTTTGACGCAGGCAGAAGATTTTCTTGAAAGCGGAGAGTTTGACGAAGCTCTTTCCAAATATTCAGCCTTTAAAAATGAAACTCTCCTGCATTTCACAATGGAAGAGGAGTATCTTTTTCCTATGCTTGAAGAAAAATCAGGGATAGGAAGTATGGGACCGACAAATGTTATGCGAATGGAGCATGCACAGGCAAAATCACTCTTTGAAAAAATGGATGAAGCCTATAATGCCAAAGACAAAGAAAGAGCTTTTTCTCTTGGAGAGTCCATGAATATTCTCCTGCAACAGCACAATCTCAAAGAAGAGCAGATGCTCTATACCATGATGAACAGTGCCCTGGCAGAAAATGCAGAAGAAATCGTTCAAAAACTACAAAACTATGAAAACTAA
- the trxB gene encoding thioredoxin-disulfide reductase, which translates to MTLDCAIIGGGPAGLTAGLYTTRGGLENVTMFEKGMPGGQITQSSEIENYPGVTGEITGMDLMMPWPEQCQRFGLKHDMAEVNRITKDGDLFHVLKSDGTSIEAHSVIVCTGSSPRRAGFRGEDEFFGKGVSTCATCDGFFYKGKEVAVIGGGDTALEEALYLAKICTKVYLVHRRDSFRAAPNTVKRVKENEKIELVLNSVPDEVYGDASGVNGLKVKDKDGNIKDIQVPGVFVFVGNNVNNQTLIQEDGTYLCDVNEQGQVIVTLSMKTSVPGLFAAGDIRIEAPKQVVSAAGDGAVAALSAISYVDELLN; encoded by the coding sequence ATGACTTTAGACTGTGCAATTATAGGTGGGGGACCGGCGGGTCTTACTGCAGGACTATACACTACACGCGGCGGACTTGAAAATGTTACAATGTTTGAAAAAGGTATGCCTGGCGGGCAGATTACACAGAGTTCCGAAATAGAAAACTATCCGGGTGTAACAGGTGAGATAACCGGAATGGATCTGATGATGCCATGGCCCGAGCAGTGTCAAAGATTTGGACTCAAACATGATATGGCAGAAGTAAACCGTATAACAAAAGATGGCGATCTCTTTCATGTACTCAAATCAGACGGAACAAGCATTGAGGCACACAGTGTTATTGTTTGTACCGGTTCCTCTCCCCGCCGTGCAGGTTTCAGGGGAGAAGACGAATTTTTTGGCAAAGGGGTCAGTACCTGTGCAACCTGTGACGGATTTTTTTACAAAGGAAAAGAAGTGGCAGTGATAGGAGGCGGAGACACTGCTCTTGAAGAAGCCTTATACCTTGCAAAAATATGCACAAAAGTCTATCTTGTTCACAGACGCGACAGCTTTCGTGCAGCACCAAATACAGTAAAAAGAGTCAAAGAAAATGAAAAAATAGAACTTGTACTCAACTCTGTTCCTGATGAAGTTTATGGCGATGCAAGCGGAGTAAACGGATTGAAAGTCAAAGACAAAGATGGAAATATAAAAGATATACAGGTTCCCGGTGTTTTTGTGTTTGTGGGGAACAATGTCAATAATCAGACACTTATCCAAGAAGACGGAACTTATCTGTGTGATGTGAATGAGCAGGGACAGGTTATTGTAACCTTAAGCATGAAAACTTCTGTTCCTGGACTGTTCGCTGCGGGTGACATACGGATAGAAGCACCGAAACAGGTTGTTTCAGCAGCCGGAGACGGCGCTGTTGCTGCGCTTTCTGCCATTTCATATGTTGATGAATTACTAAATTAG
- the trxA gene encoding thioredoxin, whose translation MGKYIELTGANFEATLAEGVSLVDFWAPWCGPCRMIAPVIEELAEDYDGKAKICKVNTDEEQDIAVKFGIRSIPTIMFFKNGEMVDQIVGAQSKQALAEKLDALLA comes from the coding sequence ATGGGTAAATATATAGAACTAACTGGTGCAAATTTTGAAGCAACTCTTGCAGAGGGTGTATCTCTGGTAGACTTTTGGGCGCCATGGTGTGGGCCGTGTCGTATGATTGCTCCTGTTATTGAAGAATTGGCGGAAGATTATGACGGAAAAGCTAAAATCTGTAAAGTCAATACTGATGAAGAGCAGGATATTGCTGTAAAATTCGGTATTCGTTCAATCCCTACTATTATGTTTTTCAAAAACGGTGAAATGGTAGACCAAATCGTAGGCGCACAGTCAAAACAGGCTCTTGCAGAAAAACTTGACGCTCTTTTAGCGTAA
- a CDS encoding globin, which produces MKLEITAGKIDVRPPVAKPHPGFFNEVGEERFRKLVFEHYESIKSSDIAFLFPVFDDDDFAEAQKHAADFLIEISGGPDYFTQSRGEHQMVGRHAPFRIDENARRVWLELYIPLLNALAEEGISPRYIESFWNYLDLFSMWVVNTKN; this is translated from the coding sequence TTGAAGTTAGAAATTACAGCTGGAAAAATTGATGTACGACCTCCTGTGGCAAAGCCTCATCCGGGTTTTTTTAATGAAGTGGGAGAAGAAAGGTTTAGAAAACTGGTGTTTGAACATTATGAATCCATCAAGAGCAGTGATATTGCTTTTTTATTTCCTGTATTTGATGATGATGATTTTGCAGAGGCACAAAAACATGCAGCTGATTTTTTGATAGAAATTTCAGGTGGTCCTGATTATTTTACACAAAGCAGGGGAGAGCATCAAATGGTTGGGCGTCATGCACCCTTCCGCATAGATGAAAATGCGCGAAGAGTCTGGCTGGAACTTTACATTCCGCTTTTGAATGCGCTTGCAGAAGAAGGTATTTCTCCCAGGTATATAGAATCTTTTTGGAACTATTTGGATCTTTTTTCTATGTGGGTGGTGAATACGAAGAACTAA
- a CDS encoding histidinol-phosphatase, whose amino-acid sequence MKVDLHNHTPLCNHAQGTIDEYINAAIRNNTKIFGFSDHAPMDFDPKYRMSFSEMQKYEKDILDAKKKYADAITVLLGYEVDYLEGHMDKRVLTADVDYLIGSVHFIDEWGFDNPEFIGEYQNEDINLIWQKYFNAVEAMANSRLFDIVGHLDLIKVFKFMPTQDIKEIAKNALHAIKNADMVLEINAAGYRKPVGEAYPSKELLEEAYKLNIPITFSSDAHKPEQVAMFDKEVTQLAKDIGYSECAYFINRERRFLQF is encoded by the coding sequence ATGAAAGTAGACCTCCATAACCATACACCATTGTGTAACCATGCCCAGGGCACAATAGACGAGTATATCAATGCTGCCATCAGGAACAATACGAAAATATTTGGCTTTTCCGACCATGCGCCTATGGACTTTGATCCAAAATACAGAATGTCATTTTCAGAGATGCAAAAATATGAAAAAGACATTCTCGATGCAAAGAAAAAGTATGCTGATGCGATTACTGTTTTGCTTGGCTATGAAGTTGACTACCTTGAGGGGCATATGGACAAAAGAGTGCTCACTGCCGATGTTGACTACCTCATTGGTTCTGTACATTTTATAGACGAATGGGGTTTTGACAATCCGGAGTTTATAGGAGAGTACCAAAATGAAGATATCAATCTGATATGGCAGAAATATTTCAATGCTGTCGAGGCTATGGCCAACAGTAGACTATTTGACATTGTCGGACATCTGGACCTTATAAAAGTATTTAAATTTATGCCGACGCAAGACATCAAAGAGATAGCAAAAAATGCTTTGCATGCCATAAAAAATGCCGACATGGTGTTGGAAATCAATGCAGCCGGCTACAGAAAGCCTGTCGGTGAAGCTTATCCCTCAAAAGAACTCCTTGAAGAGGCATATAAACTCAATATACCTATCACTTTCAGTTCTGACGCCCACAAACCCGAACAGGTGGCTATGTTTGACAAAGAAGTCACACAGCTTGCCAAAGATATCGGCTATTCAGAGTGTGCTTACTTTATAAACAGAGAGCGAAGGTTTTTACAGTTTTAG
- a CDS encoding chemotaxis protein has protein sequence MTQEELDALMSGGVDMDDMSEEDEHTQDDENSQDKEDESSKDPITAGIEAAELPLPATNENKMVHQLDDVTKESEEKASEIFDIIDNISSNLMEKEESLNIVSEILHSNIELFTKLCEKFPDVQTFQTQLEKNETALNEINGVIEVLQESGDAIMSVMDIMQYQDIHRQKIERVINVMRALSKYMNTLFEGKIDDDKRVSSAIHIAGDTHNELASTDDIEALLEQFSKQ, from the coding sequence ATGACGCAAGAAGAACTGGACGCCTTAATGAGCGGTGGTGTGGATATGGATGATATGTCTGAAGAGGATGAGCATACCCAAGATGATGAAAATTCGCAGGACAAGGAAGATGAATCTTCCAAAGACCCGATAACAGCAGGCATTGAAGCAGCCGAACTTCCGCTTCCTGCGACAAATGAAAACAAAATGGTGCATCAGCTTGACGATGTTACCAAAGAGAGTGAAGAAAAAGCGAGTGAGATTTTTGATATTATTGACAATATCAGCAGCAATTTGATGGAAAAAGAAGAAAGTCTCAATATAGTAAGTGAAATTCTTCATTCAAATATAGAATTGTTTACAAAATTGTGTGAAAAATTCCCTGATGTGCAAACCTTCCAAACACAGCTGGAAAAAAATGAAACAGCTCTGAATGAAATCAACGGTGTCATAGAAGTTTTGCAAGAGAGCGGAGATGCTATCATGAGTGTTATGGATATCATGCAGTACCAGGATATTCACAGACAGAAAATTGAGCGGGTTATCAATGTCATGCGTGCATTGTCAAAGTATATGAATACGCTCTTTGAGGGTAAAATTGATGATGACAAACGTGTCTCTTCCGCCATACACATTGCGGGAGACACGCACAACGAGCTGGCTTCTACAGATGACATAGAAGCGCTTTTGGAACAGTTTTCAAAACAATGA
- a CDS encoding peptidase U32 family protein has translation MNKVELLSPAGTLEKLKIALDFGADAVYGGVSHFSLRIRSGKEFSFEDFEEGIKYAHERGKKVYATINGFPFNSQLDLLKKHIVKMGELGPDAFIVATPGVLKLCHDLVPDMPLHLSTQANVMNVLDAQIYHEMGATRIITAREISLRDLKEIKAALPDLELEVFVHGSMCFAYSGRCLISTLQSGRVPNRGSCANDCRFPYEIYAANPETGTLFKLEEDPGVGTYIMNSKDLNLASHIQEILDSGAVDSIKIEGRTKTAYYAATTAKAYRMAIDDYYAGKIDSERYQYELQSLQNRGYTDAYLVSRPFERHDTQSLDFTMQLGTHQVSGVVNAEGTHFLCKYKTFPGDEMEVVFPLGSEVEKVDNDIGSTYERDGKFFMKLKQLKAQNGKIWEEIHSGNVNPIELPTKFPPYTFFRIPASADMNTAPKK, from the coding sequence ATGAATAAAGTAGAATTGCTTTCCCCCGCAGGAACCTTGGAAAAATTAAAAATTGCACTAGATTTTGGTGCAGATGCCGTATATGGCGGAGTCAGTCATTTCTCACTGCGTATTCGCTCCGGAAAAGAGTTTAGTTTTGAAGATTTTGAAGAGGGTATCAAATATGCTCATGAACGCGGAAAAAAAGTCTATGCAACAATAAACGGATTTCCATTTAATTCCCAGCTTGATTTACTGAAAAAACATATTGTGAAAATGGGTGAACTGGGGCCCGATGCTTTCATCGTAGCGACACCGGGTGTGTTGAAACTGTGCCATGATCTGGTGCCCGATATGCCTCTGCATCTCTCAACACAGGCAAATGTTATGAATGTGCTTGATGCACAGATTTACCATGAAATGGGTGCGACACGCATTATTACTGCACGAGAAATTTCTCTGCGTGACTTAAAAGAGATTAAAGCGGCTTTGCCTGATTTGGAACTAGAAGTTTTTGTGCACGGTTCTATGTGCTTTGCCTACAGCGGGCGCTGTCTGATCTCAACCCTGCAAAGCGGGCGTGTGCCAAATCGCGGAAGCTGTGCCAATGACTGCAGATTTCCTTATGAAATATATGCGGCAAATCCGGAAACAGGTACGCTTTTCAAGCTTGAAGAGGACCCGGGTGTCGGTACCTACATTATGAATTCAAAAGATCTGAATTTGGCTTCACACATACAAGAGATTTTAGACAGCGGTGCTGTGGATTCCATAAAAATAGAAGGACGTACAAAAACTGCCTATTATGCGGCTACTACAGCAAAGGCATACAGAATGGCAATAGATGACTACTATGCCGGAAAGATTGACAGCGAACGGTATCAGTATGAACTGCAGTCTCTGCAAAACCGAGGATATACGGATGCCTATCTTGTCTCTCGTCCATTTGAAAGACATGATACCCAGAGCCTGGACTTCACCATGCAGCTTGGCACGCATCAGGTCAGCGGTGTTGTCAATGCCGAGGGCACACATTTTTTATGTAAATACAAAACATTTCCCGGTGATGAGATGGAAGTCGTTTTTCCTTTGGGCAGTGAAGTGGAAAAGGTTGATAACGATATAGGCTCGACATATGAAAGAGACGGGAAATTTTTTATGAAACTCAAACAGCTTAAAGCACAAAACGGAAAAATCTGGGAAGAAATTCACAGCGGCAATGTCAACCCTATAGAGTTGCCGACAAAATTTCCGCCCTATACATTCTTTAGAATACCGGCGAGTGCAGATATGAATACAGCTCCAAAAAAATAA
- the purE gene encoding 5-(carboxyamino)imidazole ribonucleotide mutase yields the protein MKFVSIVIGSKSDYEVMRSCSDTLEAFGVSYEMVISSAHRSPERTKEYIEEAEKKGAQVFIAAAGMAAHLAGVLSSKTIKPIIGVPMSASALAGIDALLSTVQMPAGMPVATVAIGKAGAINSAYLAMQILALDNEELSIKLKEDRIAKAKKVEMDSLEIETIIK from the coding sequence ATGAAGTTTGTATCTATAGTAATAGGCTCAAAAAGTGATTATGAAGTAATGAGATCGTGTTCTGACACATTAGAGGCATTTGGAGTCAGTTATGAGATGGTTATCTCATCAGCGCATCGTTCCCCTGAGCGTACAAAAGAGTACATAGAAGAAGCTGAAAAGAAAGGTGCGCAGGTCTTTATAGCTGCAGCAGGCATGGCTGCCCATCTTGCAGGTGTATTAAGTTCAAAAACCATCAAACCTATAATAGGCGTACCGATGTCAGCATCTGCACTGGCAGGCATAGATGCACTGCTCTCAACTGTGCAAATGCCTGCAGGTATGCCTGTTGCTACTGTTGCCATAGGCAAGGCAGGGGCTATTAATTCGGCATATCTGGCTATGCAGATACTGGCGCTTGACAATGAAGAACTCAGTATAAAACTCAAAGAAGACCGTATTGCAAAAGCAAAAAAAGTAGAGATGGATTCTTTAGAGATAGAAACTATTATAAAATAG
- a CDS encoding DUF3972 domain-containing protein, translating to MKWMSDEEYSQLTGLDITSIEDLIERGKLSVKIEDGIRYIDPSKGATEAVVPAKLKELAKKNTHEMLVQPEFVEKTIGTIINLHEKVLDAKDETLEAVRVENEFLREALASLQELYDEDRKTIHTLQEQLKLSQQEVEFMRRKYKLMWNKAIDEHTGKA from the coding sequence ATGAAGTGGATGAGTGATGAGGAATACAGTCAACTGACGGGATTGGATATAACTTCTATTGAAGATTTGATTGAGAGGGGCAAATTAAGTGTAAAAATTGAAGACGGCATTCGTTACATTGATCCGTCAAAAGGTGCGACAGAAGCCGTTGTGCCTGCCAAACTTAAGGAACTTGCGAAAAAAAACACCCATGAAATGCTTGTTCAGCCTGAGTTCGTTGAAAAAACCATCGGGACTATCATCAATCTGCATGAAAAAGTTTTGGATGCAAAAGATGAAACACTCGAAGCCGTCCGGGTGGAAAATGAGTTTTTACGTGAAGCATTGGCTTCTTTGCAGGAACTGTATGATGAAGACAGAAAAACCATACATACTCTGCAAGAACAGCTCAAACTCTCACAGCAGGAAGTTGAATTTATGCGCCGCAAATATAAACTTATGTGGAACAAGGCTATTGATGAACATACTGGAAAAGCATGA
- a CDS encoding damage-control phosphatase ARMT1 family protein translates to MTIDNECVGCIINQSVKVADAIGADETLKNRLRTTVESMSKDFSFSKTPPEIAADVYEKMSEIADKKDLYDEVKELSTKKALSFIPFLKEKLFTCNDKLLTATKIAVAGNVIDLAAQVEFDLQEELEKIFHTEFSHNDFEAFAKVLQTAKNIVILGDNVGEHIFDYLFIETLQELYPKLTCTYMVRGNPIINDVTCKEAKEAGFEKLCNLVDSGVNTPGFVYERAAKEAQKLFDEADLVISKGMGNYECLSPSHRDNICFLLKVKCNVVANSLGKEVGDIVCKLV, encoded by the coding sequence ATGACCATAGATAATGAATGTGTCGGATGTATCATCAACCAAAGTGTGAAAGTCGCTGATGCAATTGGTGCAGATGAAACTTTAAAAAACAGACTCAGAACAACTGTGGAAAGCATGAGCAAAGATTTTTCTTTTTCAAAAACTCCTCCGGAAATTGCTGCAGATGTGTATGAAAAAATGTCAGAGATTGCAGATAAAAAAGACCTGTATGATGAGGTCAAAGAACTCTCAACAAAAAAAGCCCTGTCCTTTATTCCGTTTTTAAAAGAAAAACTCTTTACATGTAATGACAAACTTTTGACAGCCACAAAAATTGCTGTAGCAGGCAATGTTATAGATTTGGCTGCTCAGGTAGAATTTGATTTGCAGGAAGAACTTGAGAAAATCTTTCATACAGAATTTTCTCATAATGATTTTGAAGCGTTTGCAAAAGTATTGCAAACTGCAAAAAACATTGTAATTCTTGGTGATAATGTCGGCGAACATATTTTTGACTATTTGTTTATAGAGACTTTACAGGAACTCTATCCAAAACTTACATGTACTTATATGGTACGGGGTAATCCTATAATCAATGACGTTACATGTAAAGAGGCAAAAGAAGCCGGCTTTGAGAAACTCTGCAATCTGGTTGACAGCGGTGTCAATACTCCGGGATTTGTTTACGAACGTGCTGCAAAAGAGGCACAAAAGCTTTTTGATGAAGCGGACTTGGTGATAAGCAAGGGCATGGGAAATTATGAATGTCTCAGTCCAAGCCACAGAGATAATATCTGTTTTTTGCTCAAAGTAAAATGCAATGTTGTTGCCAACTCATTAGGCAAAGAAGTCGGTGATATAGTTTGTAAACTTGTATAA